In Candidatus Kaistella beijingensis, a genomic segment contains:
- a CDS encoding type II toxin-antitoxin system HicB family antitoxin: MKTIKIIIEKSNDGFFWAYAENVEGLTGGGETVQDAKQDILDGIETMKSFDKKPKILDGDYELVYKFDTQSLLKYYKGILSNPALEKITGINQKLIHQYSTGLKKPRPAQRKKIENGIHEFAKELLAIEL; this comes from the coding sequence ATGAAAACAATTAAAATAATAATCGAAAAAAGTAACGACGGATTTTTCTGGGCATATGCAGAAAATGTGGAAGGATTAACTGGCGGTGGCGAAACCGTTCAAGATGCAAAACAGGATATTTTGGATGGGATTGAAACCATGAAAAGTTTTGATAAAAAACCAAAAATTTTAGATGGAGATTATGAACTCGTGTATAAATTTGACACGCAAAGTCTTTTGAAATATTATAAGGGAATCCTTTCTAATCCTGCATTGGAAAAGATTACGGGAATTAATCAAAAACTAATTCACCAATATTCTACAGGTCTTAAAAAACCACGACCTGCACAAAGAAAAAAGATTGAAAACGGGATTCATGAATTCGCGAAGGAATTGTTGGCGATTGAACTTTAG
- a CDS encoding TIGR03915 family putative DNA repair protein, with protein sequence MTILLYDGSFEGLLTSIFEVFEYKFDDAEIISSANYQQKDFFAEIHEVISQKEKADRVLKKLEENLGKEGIRNLLWVYLSERKDLERLILSAVRYSIKNPKENILQDFAHPDIIEISKICKSVGRERHRMTAFVRFEKLQDDVYFSKIEPDFNVLPLILNHFKNRYQDQKWMIFDLKRNYGIFYDLENADFFYPEEHQILQLRNPKNLHHDEEKKYQKLWQRYFFKTNIVERKNIKLHIQWLPKRYWKYLTEKN encoded by the coding sequence ATGACCATCTTACTTTACGACGGCAGTTTTGAAGGATTGCTCACTTCTATTTTCGAAGTTTTTGAATATAAATTTGACGATGCCGAAATCATCAGTTCTGCAAATTATCAGCAGAAAGATTTTTTTGCGGAAATTCATGAAGTCATTTCCCAAAAGGAAAAAGCAGACCGCGTTCTGAAAAAATTGGAGGAAAATTTAGGCAAAGAGGGTATCAGAAATTTGTTGTGGGTTTATCTTTCTGAAAGAAAGGATCTGGAACGCTTGATTTTGAGTGCGGTTCGATATTCAATAAAAAATCCAAAAGAAAATATTTTACAGGATTTTGCCCATCCCGATATCATAGAAATCTCTAAAATCTGCAAAAGCGTCGGTCGTGAACGACATCGAATGACGGCTTTTGTTCGTTTTGAAAAACTACAGGATGATGTTTATTTCTCGAAAATCGAACCTGATTTTAATGTTTTGCCCTTGATTCTGAATCATTTCAAAAACCGTTATCAGGACCAAAAATGGATGATTTTTGACTTGAAAAGAAATTATGGAATTTTCTATGATTTAGAAAACGCTGATTTTTTCTATCCCGAAGAACATCAAATTTTGCAATTAAGAAATCCGAAAAACTTACATCACGACGAGGAAAAGAAATACCAAAAATTATGGCAACGATATTTTTTCAAAACTAATATTGTGGAGCGTAAAAATATAAAACTGCACATTCAGTGGCTCCCGAAAAGGTATTGGAAATATTTGACTGAAAAAAATTGA
- a CDS encoding type II toxin-antitoxin system HicA family toxin, producing the protein MKSNEFLREIKRKGWILVRQGKGSHEIYEKDGVQFSVPNHGSKEMGKGIENKLRKEMKL; encoded by the coding sequence ATGAAATCAAATGAATTTTTAAGAGAAATCAAGCGAAAAGGTTGGATTCTGGTTCGGCAAGGAAAAGGAAGTCATGAAATTTATGAAAAAGATGGTGTGCAATTTTCAGTTCCGAATCACGGCTCAAAAGAAATGGGTAAAGGAATAGAAAATAAGTTGAGAAAAGAAATGAAACTCTAA
- a CDS encoding putative DNA modification/repair radical SAM protein: MDFARIQEKLEILADAAKYDVSCSSSGGNRKNNGGLGNSHASGICHSYTEDGRCVSLLKILLTNHCIFDCAYCVSRKSNDIKRAAFTVEEVVDLTINFYRRNYIEGLFLSSGIFKDADTTMERLVRVAKKLRTEHRFNGYIHLKSIPGASDELMKEAGLYADRLSINIEIPTEKGLKLLAPDKSHAEMMKPMDFVKNELILYKDERKIFKKVPKFAPAGQSTQMIVGATNETDLKIIKVANHFYQNFNLKRVYYSGYVPVLEDSRLPSIHSQVPMQRENRLYQADWLMRFYGFRADEILENTNPFLDLEVDPKLAWALRNREKFPVNINTAPKELILRVPGIGTKSTGKILMARRFQKLNLEHLQKMGVAVNRAKYFVEFESENIFNRLLDEQNLRKILLSGMKSKFQNPFSQQLSLF; this comes from the coding sequence ATGGATTTTGCCCGTATTCAGGAAAAATTAGAAATACTTGCAGATGCTGCGAAGTACGATGTTTCCTGCTCTTCAAGTGGCGGAAACCGAAAAAATAATGGCGGATTGGGAAACAGTCACGCTTCGGGAATTTGCCATTCTTATACCGAAGATGGAAGATGCGTTTCGTTGTTGAAAATTCTCCTTACCAATCACTGTATTTTTGATTGCGCATATTGTGTTTCCCGAAAGTCAAACGACATCAAACGAGCTGCTTTTACCGTGGAAGAAGTGGTGGATTTGACGATCAATTTTTACCGCAGAAATTACATCGAAGGTTTATTTTTAAGTTCCGGGATTTTCAAAGATGCAGATACGACGATGGAACGGTTGGTTCGGGTCGCCAAAAAATTGCGAACAGAACATCGTTTTAACGGTTACATCCATTTAAAATCAATTCCCGGAGCAAGTGACGAACTGATGAAAGAAGCCGGACTTTATGCAGACCGACTTTCCATCAACATTGAAATTCCGACCGAAAAAGGCTTGAAACTTTTGGCTCCCGACAAATCTCACGCGGAAATGATGAAGCCGATGGATTTTGTGAAAAACGAATTGATTCTCTATAAAGACGAACGAAAAATTTTCAAAAAAGTCCCGAAGTTCGCACCTGCAGGACAGTCCACGCAAATGATTGTGGGCGCAACGAATGAGACTGACTTAAAAATTATTAAAGTTGCGAATCATTTCTACCAAAATTTTAATTTGAAACGGGTTTATTATTCCGGTTATGTCCCTGTTTTGGAAGACAGCCGACTTCCTTCGATACATTCCCAAGTTCCGATGCAGCGGGAAAATAGACTTTATCAAGCGGATTGGTTGATGCGCTTTTACGGATTTAGAGCGGATGAAATTTTAGAAAACACCAATCCTTTCCTTGATTTAGAAGTGGACCCGAAATTAGCGTGGGCTTTAAGAAACCGCGAAAAATTTCCTGTAAACATTAACACTGCTCCCAAAGAATTGATTCTAAGAGTTCCTGGAATCGGAACAAAATCAACAGGAAAAATTTTGATGGCACGAAGATTTCAAAAATTAAATTTGGAACATCTGCAAAAAATGGGAGTTGCCGTAAACCGAGCCAAATACTTCGTGGAATTTGAAAGTGAAAATATTTTCAACCGATTACTTGATGAACAAAATTTGCGTAAAATTTTACTTTCCGGAATGAAATCAAAGTTTCAAAATCCTTTTTCTCAACAGTTGAGTTTATTCTAA
- a CDS encoding LLM class flavin-dependent oxidoreductase produces MKPFEISVLDLAPVKQNKTIHDTFNDSLDLARFVEKLNYKRFWLAEHHNMASIASSATSVLIGFIANGTEKIRVGSGGIMLPNHSSLVIAEQFGTLENLFPGRIDLGVGRAPGTDGLTAKALGRNPMIINEQFPRQIQELQQYFSEENSESLVRAIPGEGCDIPIYVLGSSTDSAWLAAEFGLPYAFAGHFAPEMMSFAFEIYRDNYKPSEKFPEPYIIACVNGIAAGTDDEAKKLATTLYQAFVNIIRNDRKPFSPPIDDMDEIWNPMEKAGVLQKLRYSFVGSAETVRNQIQHFQETFNVDEIMITSHIYEHEARLKSYEIIKKVTDCLQ; encoded by the coding sequence ATGAAACCTTTCGAAATATCCGTCCTTGATTTAGCGCCCGTAAAACAGAATAAGACAATTCACGATACATTTAATGACAGTCTCGATTTGGCGAGATTTGTTGAAAAACTCAACTACAAAAGATTTTGGCTCGCTGAACATCACAACATGGCGTCGATTGCAAGTTCTGCAACTTCAGTATTAATTGGATTTATCGCCAACGGAACAGAAAAAATCCGCGTTGGTTCGGGTGGAATTATGTTGCCGAATCACAGTTCACTCGTTATTGCCGAACAGTTTGGAACACTAGAAAATCTTTTTCCGGGAAGAATCGATTTGGGCGTTGGAAGAGCTCCCGGAACTGATGGCTTAACTGCAAAAGCTTTGGGCAGAAATCCGATGATTATCAATGAGCAATTTCCGAGACAGATTCAGGAATTGCAGCAATATTTTTCTGAAGAAAATTCTGAAAGTTTAGTTCGCGCGATTCCAGGTGAAGGTTGCGATATCCCGATTTATGTTTTAGGTTCGAGTACAGACAGCGCTTGGTTGGCTGCAGAATTTGGTTTGCCGTATGCTTTTGCGGGACATTTTGCACCCGAAATGATGAGTTTTGCGTTTGAAATTTACCGAGACAATTACAAACCGAGCGAAAAATTTCCTGAACCTTATATCATTGCCTGTGTCAATGGAATTGCAGCGGGAACGGATGATGAAGCCAAAAAATTAGCGACTACACTCTATCAAGCTTTTGTGAATATTATTAGAAACGACCGAAAACCTTTTTCACCGCCAATCGATGACATGGATGAAATTTGGAATCCGATGGAAAAAGCAGGCGTTTTACAAAAACTGCGTTACAGTTTTGTTGGAAGTGCAGAAACTGTTCGGAACCAAATTCAGCATTTTCAGGAGACTTTCAATGTGGATGAAATCATGATTACTTCCCACATTTATGAGCATGAAGCGAGATTGAAATCTTATGAGATTATTAAAAAGGTGACTGACTGTTTGCAATAA
- a CDS encoding DUF3644 domain-containing protein, whose product MPRGLPKSVKKCLEKSVDSALLAVETYNKPAVKFKSGGYIVLMVISWTSLFHAIFFKQKKKPFYKTNNRFDKKDGDYCYWELSTCLKEYFKTDTNNPIRKNLEFFIPLRNMIEHKSIPEIDSDIFAECQSLLLNYDKIMEKEFGKEYCLRECLSFALQLYPSSKSLNNAVVANPTTKPIVDFIKSYRSAITADVLDSGEYSFKAFLIQVANHQSKNTLPIQFVAYDKLDENQKTNVNRVAALVKNKFIQVAVTNKDLLKPGIVVEKVQSALGSPKIHKNGKEKDKFNMDTHTRCWKKYEVRPINNAQQPEITKAEHCVYDQPNETYLYTEDWVDFLVEELSKDGIYESLYE is encoded by the coding sequence ATGCCAAGGGGATTACCAAAATCTGTAAAAAAATGTTTAGAAAAATCCGTTGACTCAGCATTATTGGCGGTTGAAACGTACAATAAACCTGCCGTAAAATTTAAGTCGGGGGGTTATATTGTTCTAATGGTAATTTCTTGGACTTCTTTATTTCACGCTATATTCTTTAAACAAAAAAAGAAACCTTTTTACAAAACCAACAATAGATTTGACAAGAAAGATGGAGATTATTGTTATTGGGAATTGAGCACTTGCTTAAAGGAATATTTTAAAACTGACACAAATAATCCTATAAGAAAAAACCTTGAATTTTTTATTCCGCTTCGTAATATGATTGAGCATAAATCTATCCCCGAAATAGATTCTGATATTTTTGCAGAATGTCAATCATTACTATTGAATTACGATAAGATAATGGAAAAAGAGTTTGGAAAAGAATATTGTTTACGAGAATGTTTATCGTTCGCTTTACAATTGTACCCCTCCTCCAAAAGTTTGAATAATGCTGTTGTTGCCAATCCTACAACAAAACCTATTGTAGATTTCATTAAATCATATAGAAGTGCCATAACGGCAGACGTATTAGATAGTGGAGAATATTCATTTAAAGCGTTCTTAATTCAAGTCGCAAATCATCAGTCAAAAAACACATTACCAATTCAATTTGTAGCTTATGATAAACTTGATGAAAATCAAAAAACTAATGTTAATAGAGTTGCCGCACTCGTTAAAAACAAATTCATTCAAGTAGCAGTAACAAATAAGGATTTATTAAAACCAGGAATTGTTGTTGAAAAAGTTCAGTCTGCATTAGGTAGTCCCAAAATCCATAAAAATGGAAAAGAAAAAGATAAGTTCAATATGGACACGCATACGAGATGTTGGAAAAAATATGAAGTAAGACCTATCAATAATGCTCAACAACCTGAAATCACAAAAGCAGAACATTGTGTTTATGACCAACCTAACGAAACATATCTTTATACAGAAGATTGGGTAGATTTTCTTGTTGAAGAACTATCAAAAGACGGAATTTATGAAAGTCTATATGAGTAA
- the dinD gene encoding DNA damage-inducible protein D, with translation MKKEFISELFKKFEDACYDYEDVECWSARELQNILGYSQWRNFKNVIEKAEKSCEQAGEDTKNHFAEFSKMVEIGSGAQKPIEDIALTRYACYLIAQNGDSTTKSEIAFAQTYFAVQTRKQEIIEKRLLDVARVTAREKLSQSEKKLSGIIFERGVDNKSFAIIRSKGDQALFGGRTTNDMKRILQVPANRPLADFLPTLTIKAKDFATELTSHNVVDKNLKGDNQITKEHIENNLAVRKMLHDRGVKPEQLPPAEDVKKVERRLESEEKKILKEVKKIQEKNNKI, from the coding sequence ATGAAAAAGGAATTTATATCCGAACTTTTTAAGAAGTTTGAAGATGCTTGTTACGATTATGAGGACGTAGAATGTTGGAGTGCAAGAGAATTACAAAACATTCTTGGATATTCTCAATGGAGGAATTTTAAAAATGTTATTGAGAAAGCTGAAAAATCTTGTGAACAGGCAGGAGAAGATACTAAAAACCATTTTGCTGAATTCAGCAAAATGGTCGAAATCGGTAGCGGAGCCCAAAAACCAATTGAAGATATTGCTTTGACAAGATACGCTTGTTATTTGATTGCACAAAATGGTGATTCAACTACAAAATCAGAAATTGCTTTTGCTCAAACCTATTTTGCAGTTCAAACTCGGAAACAAGAAATTATAGAAAAAAGATTATTAGATGTAGCAAGAGTTACGGCTCGTGAAAAACTATCTCAATCCGAAAAGAAATTATCAGGAATTATTTTTGAACGAGGAGTTGATAATAAAAGCTTTGCAATTATTCGTTCAAAAGGAGACCAAGCGTTATTTGGAGGAAGAACCACAAACGATATGAAACGTATCTTGCAAGTTCCTGCAAATCGACCATTAGCCGATTTTCTTCCAACTCTAACAATTAAAGCAAAAGATTTTGCAACAGAATTGACAAGCCATAATGTTGTAGATAAAAATTTAAAAGGCGACAATCAAATTACTAAAGAACATATCGAAAATAATTTGGCAGTAAGAAAAATGTTACACGATAGAGGTGTAAAACCAGAACAACTTCCACCAGCAGAAGATGTCAAAAAAGTAGAAAGAAGATTAGAAAGTGAAGAAAAGAAAATCTTGAAAGAGGTAAAGAAAATTCAAGAAAAGAACAACAAAATATAA
- a CDS encoding DUF3883 domain-containing protein, with amino-acid sequence MENELNESERQSEIMNLIGYGLAKFDLAFAKEFGCNTKTAFNKFVVELGLAKTEKAVSNRQDSFDPYFENGRKGWWQRNQREHVKLFIDSLFGNEDVTSFANIVKLFIKEYDKKLILPTKEVQPIVKSKFKQLQETGNEAEFFFMSNYKAVPVFESGLLQDARLWGDGYDFQIQLQEKFVLAEIKGVRNKKGSIRITQNEFVKAEEYKDDYFLVVVSNLSKTPQLNVIENPLKNLKFNRKELSSIQVNYHTEHLNW; translated from the coding sequence ATGGAAAATGAATTGAACGAAAGTGAAAGACAATCAGAAATAATGAATTTGATTGGTTACGGATTAGCAAAATTCGATTTGGCTTTTGCGAAAGAATTTGGATGCAATACAAAAACAGCGTTCAATAAATTTGTTGTAGAATTAGGCTTGGCAAAAACAGAAAAAGCAGTTTCAAATCGACAAGATAGTTTCGACCCATATTTTGAAAATGGTAGAAAAGGTTGGTGGCAAAGAAATCAAAGAGAACACGTTAAGTTATTTATTGATAGTCTTTTCGGAAATGAAGATGTAACATCATTTGCAAACATTGTAAAATTATTCATCAAGGAGTACGACAAAAAATTGATACTTCCGACAAAAGAAGTTCAGCCGATTGTAAAATCAAAATTCAAACAATTACAAGAAACGGGAAACGAAGCGGAATTTTTCTTTATGAGCAATTACAAGGCTGTTCCTGTTTTTGAAAGTGGCTTGTTACAAGATGCAAGATTATGGGGCGATGGTTATGATTTCCAAATTCAATTACAGGAAAAATTTGTTTTAGCAGAAATAAAAGGTGTAAGAAATAAAAAAGGTTCAATCAGAATTACACAAAATGAATTTGTCAAAGCCGAAGAATATAAAGATGATTATTTTCTTGTAGTAGTTAGCAATTTATCAAAAACACCGCAATTAAATGTTATTGAAAATCCTTTGAAAAATTTAAAATTCAACCGAAAAGAGTTGAGTTCTATACAAGTTAATTATCATACAGAACACTTAAATTGGTAA
- a CDS encoding DNA cytosine methyltransferase, translating to MNKPLTYISLFSSAGVGCFGFKQNGFECIATNEILTKRLKIQVFNNKCKYDTGYLDGDISTKEIKNKLFEEIKKWQAEYKIYEPDVIIATPPCQGMSVANHKKNEELTRNSLVVESIKITKEVNPKFFIFENVRAFLNTTCTDIDGMEKTIEEAIKLNLGGHYNILFKVVNFKDYGSNSSRTRTLVIGVRKDLQNISPFDIFPEKQKPKTLRKLFKGLEELNEMGQISQSDIFHSFREYNPKMLPWIENLKEGESAFQNTEKERIPHQIKDGKIVFNESKNGDKYARWYWDREGPCVHTRNDILSSQNTVHPSENRVFSIRELMLTMSIPDTFQWSNTSTEKLNNLSILEKKMFLKLGVPYGRAFRSNLSLVPLKRISTAIPNALKQVT from the coding sequence ATGAACAAACCATTGACATATATAAGTTTATTTAGCAGTGCGGGAGTTGGTTGTTTTGGTTTCAAACAAAACGGTTTTGAGTGCATTGCAACAAACGAAATCTTGACAAAACGCTTGAAAATTCAAGTGTTTAACAATAAATGTAAATACGATACAGGTTATTTGGACGGAGACATTTCAACAAAAGAAATCAAAAACAAGCTTTTTGAAGAAATCAAAAAATGGCAAGCTGAATACAAAATTTACGAACCTGATGTAATTATAGCTACTCCACCTTGTCAAGGAATGTCAGTTGCCAACCACAAGAAAAACGAAGAATTGACAAGAAATTCTTTGGTTGTGGAATCCATAAAAATCACGAAAGAAGTCAATCCGAAATTCTTTATTTTTGAAAATGTAAGAGCATTTTTAAATACAACTTGCACCGACATTGACGGAATGGAAAAAACAATTGAAGAAGCTATAAAATTAAATTTAGGAGGACATTACAATATACTTTTTAAGGTTGTAAATTTCAAAGATTATGGTTCCAATTCGAGCAGAACAAGAACGCTTGTAATTGGCGTTAGAAAAGATTTACAAAACATTAGTCCGTTCGATATTTTTCCCGAAAAACAAAAGCCAAAAACATTAAGAAAACTTTTTAAAGGATTGGAAGAACTCAATGAAATGGGACAAATATCTCAAAGCGATATTTTCCATTCGTTTAGAGAATACAATCCCAAAATGTTACCTTGGATTGAGAATTTGAAAGAAGGAGAATCCGCATTTCAAAACACTGAAAAAGAACGTATTCCGCACCAAATTAAAGACGGAAAAATTGTTTTTAACGAAAGTAAAAACGGAGACAAATATGCTCGTTGGTATTGGGATAGAGAAGGTCCTTGCGTACATACAAGAAACGACATTTTATCAAGTCAAAATACTGTTCATCCATCAGAAAACAGAGTTTTCAGCATTAGGGAACTAATGCTGACGATGAGTATTCCCGATACTTTTCAATGGTCAAATACATCAACTGAAAAGTTGAATAATTTGAGCATTCTCGAAAAGAAAATGTTTTTGAAATTGGGCGTTCCCTACGGTCGGGCTTTCCGTTCCAATCTTTCGCTCGTTCCTCTCAAAAGGATTTCCACTGCAATCCCTAACGCATTAAAACAAGTCACTTAA
- the ribB gene encoding 3,4-dihydroxy-2-butanone-4-phosphate synthase: MSDILLNTIPEAIEDLKNGKIIIVVDDEDRENEGDFLSAAELTTPEIINFMTIHGRGLICTPLPEKRCDELGLDIMVTRSSDPKETAFTVSVDLLGDGVSTGISASDRSKTILALMDEKTKPTDFMRPGHIFPLRAKKGGVLKRAGHTEAAIDLTKLAGLKEGGVICEIMNEDGSMARLPQLVELAKKHDLKIVSIEDLIEYQLRKGNLIERIEERKVKTFYGDFDFFAFKETSTEQIHFALTKGSWKDDEPVLVRVQSSNSYFDALSRLITGEKPLLEKVTKMINDEGKGALIFINNVSNSENTMRKLQQFLDFQDGQEQRPTLASNFRDYGIGTQILKNLGINKFRVITQNVNQKPVVSGYDVEVTEMVEL; encoded by the coding sequence ATGTCCGACATCCTATTAAATACGATTCCTGAAGCTATTGAAGACCTGAAAAACGGCAAAATCATCATTGTTGTTGATGACGAAGACCGTGAAAATGAAGGGGATTTTCTTTCAGCCGCGGAATTAACCACCCCCGAAATCATCAACTTTATGACCATTCACGGAAGAGGTTTGATTTGTACGCCGCTTCCCGAAAAACGCTGCGATGAATTGGGGCTCGATATTATGGTGACGAGAAGCAGCGACCCGAAAGAAACGGCTTTTACGGTTTCTGTGGATTTGTTGGGAGACGGCGTTTCTACAGGAATTTCTGCAAGTGACCGAAGCAAAACGATTTTGGCGTTGATGGATGAAAAAACCAAACCAACCGATTTTATGCGTCCCGGTCATATTTTTCCGTTGCGTGCGAAGAAAGGCGGTGTTTTGAAAAGAGCGGGCCACACCGAAGCCGCGATTGATTTGACCAAACTTGCAGGACTGAAAGAAGGCGGCGTGATTTGTGAAATCATGAACGAAGACGGTTCCATGGCAAGATTGCCGCAATTGGTGGAACTTGCCAAAAAGCATGATTTGAAAATTGTTTCCATTGAAGATTTAATCGAGTATCAGCTGAGAAAGGGCAACCTGATTGAAAGAATTGAAGAAAGAAAAGTGAAAACTTTTTACGGTGATTTTGATTTTTTTGCCTTTAAGGAAACAAGTACAGAACAAATCCATTTTGCTTTAACCAAAGGTTCTTGGAAGGATGATGAACCGGTTTTGGTTCGCGTGCAGTCTTCCAATTCTTATTTTGATGCTTTGAGCAGATTGATTACCGGTGAAAAACCTTTGCTTGAAAAAGTGACCAAAATGATTAATGACGAAGGAAAAGGAGCTTTGATTTTCATTAACAATGTTTCGAATTCTGAAAACACGATGCGCAAATTGCAGCAGTTTTTGGATTTTCAGGATGGACAGGAACAGCGTCCTACGCTCGCTTCTAATTTTAGAGATTATGGAATTGGGACGCAGATTTTGAAAAATTTAGGCATCAATAAATTCCGCGTGATTACACAAAATGTCAACCAGAAACCTGTAGTAAGCGGTTATGACGTGGAAGTGACGGAAATGGTGGAACTTTGA
- a CDS encoding thermonuclease family protein has product MKIIGVKDGDTVEGLYYQFPINIRLEHIDAPEKRQPFGTKSKEKLSDLCFGKNVTIISNGRNGNYDSRGRLISEIILEDGTNVNKEMVKSGLAWYYKKYSSNLEYARLEELAMKNKVGLWSDPNAVSPWSFRK; this is encoded by the coding sequence ATGAAAATCATCGGTGTGAAAGATGGCGACACCGTGGAAGGACTGTATTACCAGTTCCCGATCAATATTCGGCTTGAACACATCGACGCGCCTGAAAAAAGACAACCTTTCGGAACGAAATCAAAAGAAAAACTTTCGGATTTGTGTTTTGGGAAAAATGTCACCATAATCAGCAACGGCAGAAATGGGAATTACGATTCCAGAGGCAGACTGATTTCTGAAATTATTTTGGAAGACGGAACTAATGTCAACAAAGAAATGGTGAAATCAGGTTTAGCATGGTATTACAAAAAATATTCTTCCAATTTAGAATATGCAAGATTAGAGGAATTGGCGATGAAAAACAAAGTCGGTTTATGGAGCGACCCAAATGCAGTTTCACCGTGGAGTTTTAGAAAGTGA
- a CDS encoding helix-turn-helix domain-containing protein, producing the protein MKATFGEYIRQLRTDKGFTLTELAALLKLDSANLSKIENNKREFDEKRLDKLATAFDLDFEKLKTEYFGDQFAKKMYAYNCSTETLIVAEEKVNYLKSKNVKQTEIKF; encoded by the coding sequence ATGAAAGCAACGTTTGGAGAATATATAAGACAATTAAGGACAGACAAAGGTTTTACTTTGACTGAACTTGCCGCACTTCTCAAACTTGACTCTGCAAATTTGAGTAAAATTGAAAATAACAAACGAGAATTTGACGAAAAGCGATTAGATAAATTGGCAACCGCTTTTGACCTTGATTTTGAAAAACTGAAAACCGAATATTTTGGTGACCAATTCGCTAAAAAAATGTACGCTTACAATTGTTCGACTGAAACTCTAATTGTAGCCGAAGAAAAAGTTAATTATTTGAAAAGCAAGAACGTAAAACAAACCGAAATAAAATTCTAA
- a CDS encoding DUF3467 domain-containing protein, which produces MDNNQNQDPNNINIELNEMVAAGVYANLALVNHSPSEFVVDFIQLMPGVQQAKVRSRVILAPLHAKRVLSALQQNIANYEQQFGEIKEVEPFVLGQNNVQA; this is translated from the coding sequence ATGGACAACAATCAAAATCAAGATCCAAACAACATCAACATCGAATTGAACGAAATGGTAGCTGCAGGAGTTTATGCAAACTTGGCTTTAGTGAACCACTCTCCATCTGAATTTGTAGTGGATTTCATCCAGTTAATGCCGGGAGTTCAGCAAGCGAAAGTAAGATCAAGAGTAATCTTGGCTCCACTTCATGCAAAAAGAGTTCTTTCTGCATTGCAACAAAACATCGCAAACTACGAACAGCAATTTGGAGAAATCAAAGAAGTTGAACCTTTCGTATTAGGACAAAACAACGTTCAGGCGTAA